In a genomic window of Pirellulales bacterium:
- a CDS encoding flagellar basal body-associated FliL family protein: MAELATSPAGINGADAAGAKKSLSKAKIGAIVGAIVLSQCVLAYLYLPGGDSAAKAEAKKETAAAQTTEKSEKEAAAEGRAELREVDLGKFSLTAFDPNSNTTSLIDFQLFGTVAADHEEKAAKGGGEHGGHGKPGEVEEDNSPFGKLFKRNKNRFRDQVITIIRNAQMSDLTDPGLGLIKRQILAKTNSLLGEPLLKEVLFSDFAVVQQ, from the coding sequence AAGTCGTTGTCGAAGGCGAAGATCGGCGCGATCGTCGGCGCCATCGTGCTCTCGCAATGCGTGCTAGCGTATCTGTATTTGCCCGGCGGAGATTCGGCGGCCAAGGCGGAAGCCAAGAAAGAGACCGCGGCCGCGCAGACCACGGAGAAATCGGAAAAAGAGGCTGCAGCCGAAGGACGCGCCGAACTCCGCGAGGTGGACCTCGGCAAGTTCAGCCTCACGGCGTTCGACCCCAACTCGAATACCACGTCGCTCATCGACTTCCAACTCTTCGGCACGGTCGCGGCCGACCACGAAGAAAAGGCAGCTAAGGGAGGTGGGGAACATGGAGGCCACGGTAAACCAGGTGAAGTGGAGGAAGACAATTCGCCTTTTGGCAAGTTGTTCAAGAGAAATAAAAACCGCTTTCGCGATCAGGTGATCACCATCATTCGCAACGCCCAGATGTCCGACCTGACCGACCCCGGTTTGGGATTGATTAAAAGGCAGATTTTGGCGAAAACTAACTCGTTGCTGGGAGAGCCTCTGTTGAAAGAGGTGCTGTTCAGCGATTTTGCCGTCGTTCAGCAATAG